The genomic region CTTTTTAAAGAATCAAAATTGAATATAGAATCTTTGGACGACTACGCTCGAGGGATGGAATCCTTTCACAGTAGCTTAAGCGACAAAAAGTTCCCGTTTTATAGGGAGAAAATGAAGGAACACGATTTGACAATCAAAGTCACCTTCTTCTTCAACGAGCACAGGATCATTTTGAAGATTTTGAACAACTTTCAACTCACGGATCAGGAAGAAAAACGGGTTCGCGAGAAATTTAGAATTTCAAGGGACTTCGACAACCTATTCGAGTTCTTTATGAAGTTCGGTGATTCCACCGAAGGCGCCGGGCTCGGAATTACGATGGTCGAAATTCTGGTCGCTCAGAGCGGATTTGACAGGCACTTGTTTACGATTTACAGTAGGAAAGGGATTTCGCAGACTGTTGCCAGAGTAGAAATCCCACTCAGAGAGGATTACATTCCTAGAAGACTGAAGTTCGCCAAAGGGCAGAATTTGGCTCCTAGCGTGTAGAATGAGGACGAATGGAACCGAGCAATCAAGTCAATAAATTACAGGAACAAGCGAATCTTATGAATCTCGCGCTTGAGTCTGTGCTGACGGAAGAACAAGCAGTGGAATTGATTCAAGGAAAGATCAGAGATTCTTTCCTGTTGAAGATCCGAATCGACATAGAAAACAGAAGCGGCGCGGTGGTCGCACTTGTGAGTAAATATAAAAACGACGTCATCGAAATCTTCTCCTTGTTTTCGAATTCGTCTCTGATCCGTAAGATCAGAAGTTTCGAAGATTCAGCGGCGTTCGCTCTCGACATGATCGAAGCGGCGAAGTCCGAACCTTTCGATCCCGGTCTTTCGGACAGCATCGGAAGAATCGTTTATTCCAAACTTACAAAAGCAGTATTAGAATCTTCTTATGCGAATTGGGAACGAAACGACGCGGCGAGTTTTGTGAACATTCTCGAGAATCAAATTAAAACATCATTAAAAGTGAATATAGTTCGGATTCAAGCCGACGTGGAATACATATCGAGTTTGAAGTTCAGAGCGAAGAACGTTTTCGCAGGAATTATTCCCGCTGTAAACAGACCCGCGGACGAACCTTCCATCGGACAAATTCCCGAGACTCAGGAAAAAACCCCGGTGCAAAGACAGATCGAACAATTCCGAAAACCTTTCGGAAGAGTGATTCTTTCCAAAACCGTTTTGGCTCCCGTCGGTGGAGTGGACTTCGACGAACTTACGGAAGGGGATAAACTTTTCTTTCAATTACCGATCGGAACCATGGACGAGAAAGCGATGGCCAAAACCCTCGGCGGTTTTGACGAAGCCGGTAATCCGAAGAACGTGATCGGAGAATTTATCGGCATCGCGGCGGGTAAGGGAGAATATCATATCTTTGCGAAAGGTCCTTCCGGCGTTTTACTTCAGGCTTTTGAAGAACGTCCCGTTCGTCTTGCGAAGGTCAAAAGTAAAAGTTCCGGTTCGGCTCCGGCAGCAAAGGTGGACTCTTCTTCCGGTGGCGGTTCTTTGGGAATGATCATCGTCGCAGGAGTTGTGATCGTCCTTGGTCTGCTCGTTTTTTTAATTATGAAGTAGATTTATATGTCGTTTGTTCCTTAAAATGTAGGATCTACTACATTTTAAGGAACGTTGGTTCGGGTGAGGTTTACAACTCGTTTGTCGGCGCAAATTTGTAGGAACTGCTACGAACTGATTTTCCGAAATGTTTGGGGTTTGTTCCATTCTTCGTTTGTCGGTGCAAGTTTTGTAGGAACTACTACGCGACGATTTTTCGAAAAACGTATGAGTTCCTACATTCTCAAAAAAATCAACCGATTACGAGATTGACCAGTTTTCCGGGAACGTAGATTTCCTTTCGGATCGTTTTCCCTTCTAAAATCCCGCTGATTTTCTCGAGATTCTTCGCCATTGAAATCGCATCGGCTTGAGAAACATCCTTCGGCGCTTTGAATTCGTCTCTGAGTTTTCCGTTTACCTGAACCACGATGAGAATCTCGGATTCGACCAAAAATTGCGGATCGGCTTCGGGAAATTTTTCGTAGGTTAAAGAACCGCTTTTACCGGAACGTTTCCAAAGTTCTTCCGCGAGGTGAGGTGCAAACGGAGCCAAAAGAAGAATGAACGCTTCCAAAACCTCTTTCGGTCTTCGATCCGTCGGTGTGAACTCGTTCACAAAGATCATCAGTTGAGAAATCGCCGTGTTGAACGAAAAGTTCGGGATGTCTTCCGAGACTTTTTGAATCGTTTTATGAAGCACTTTCAATTCTTCCGAGGTCGGAACTACGTCGTCGAGACGGAAAGATTCTCCCTCGCCGGTATGAAAGAGTCTCCAGATCCGATTTAAGAAACGGAATACTCCTTCCACGCCTCTCGTGCTCCAAGGTTTCACCATTTCGAGAGGTCCCATGAACATCTCGAAAAGTCGAAGACTGTCCGCTCCGTATTCTTGAATGACGTCGTCGGGATTGACAACGTTGCCCAAGGACTTGGACATTTTGCGTTTGTCTTCTCCGAGGATCAAACCTTGGTGAATCAATTTTCCGAAAGGTTCCACCGTGGAAACCACTCCGATATCGTATAAGAACTTATGCCAGAATCTGGAATAAAGAAGGTGCAACACCGCGTGTTCGGAGCCGCCCACGTAAAGATCGACGGGCATCCATTTTTTTTCCAGTTCCGGATCGCAGAATAACTTTCCGTTTTTCGGATCGATATAACGCAGATAATACCAGCAGGAACCGGCCCACTGAGGCATCGTGTTCGTTTCTCTGGTTCCGATTTCTCCGGTTTCCGGGTCCTTGTATTTCAGCCAATCTTTGGCGAGTGCGAGGGGAGATTCTCCCGTGCCGGAAGGTTTAAATTCTTCTAAATTAGGAAGTTCTAATGGAAGTTCGGATTCCGGAATCGGTTTGGTGACCCCGGACGGATAATGAACGAGAGGAATCGGTTCTCCCCAGTATCTTTGTCTCGCAAAAAGCCAATCCCTGAGTTTGAACTGAATTTTTTTCTTACCGATCTTTTTGTTTTCCGCCCAAGCGATGATCTTGGAAGACGCGGAAGAATAATCCAAACCGTCGATGGAAACTTCCGCGGAGGAAGAATTGATACAAGTAGAAGTTTTCGAATCGAAGGCTGCGTCCGCAACTTCGCCTTGAATCACGGGAAGAATTTTTAATCCGAAGGCCTTTGCGAACTCGAAGTCGCGTTGATCGTGCGCGGGAACCGCCATGATCGCTCCGGTTCCGTATCCGTATAACACGTAGTCGCTGATCCAAACCGGAATTTCTTTCGTAGGATCGGCCGGATTGAGAACGTAAGTTCCCGTAAAAACTCCTGTCTTTTCCTTACTGAGTTCGGTACGATCCAAGTCGCTTTTTAAGGAAGAAGCCTTTTGATATTCTTCGACTTTTTGTTTTTGTTCGGGAGTGGTGATCTCGGCTACGATCGGATGTTCGGGCGCGACAACCATATACGTCACACCGAAAATCGTATCCGGTCTTGTGGTAAAAATTCGAATTCCGTCGAGCCCGCTCGGAAGGGATTTTTTAAACGGAAATGTGATCTCGAGTCCTTCGCTTTTGCCGATCCAATTCTTTTGCATTTCCAAAGTGGAAACGGGCCATTCGACCAGTTTTAAATCCGCGAGAAGACGATCCGCATACGCGGTGATTCTCATCATATATTGGCGCATCGGTTTACGAACGACTTCGTAACCCTTGTCCACCCATTCTTCCACTTCTTCGTTGGCGAGAACGGTTCCCAGCGCTTCGCACCAGTTTACGGGGATTTCGGCCTGATAAACGAGTCTGAAATCGGAAAGAATCTTCTCTTGATCCGCAACGGAGAATTGTTTCCATTCTTCCGCGCTGAATTGTCTGTAATCCAGGCCTTCCGAGCCTTTTTGGGAGAATCTTACGACAAGCGCTTCGATGGATTCCGCTTTTTTAAGTTCGGGATTGAACCAGGATTGATAGAGTTTGAGAAAGATCCACTGCGTGAATTTATAATAATCCGGGTCTGTTGTGGACAATTCTCGGGACCAATCGTAAGAAAGGCCGATCATTTGAATCTGACGGCGGAAGTTATCGATATTGTTTTTGGTCGTGATTGCGGGATGGACTCCGGTCTGCATCGCATAACGTTCCGCAGGGAGTCCGAAGGCGTCCCAACCCATAGGATGAAGGACTTCGAAACCTTTCATTCTTTTAAAACGGGAAAGAATGTCGGTCGCAGTATATCCTTCCGGGTGGCCTACGTGAAGTCCGGCGCCGGACGGATAAGGAAACATATCCAAGCAGTAGAATTTCGGTTTAGAAGACCGGATGTTTGTCTGAAAGCTTTTGTTTTCTTCCCAGAATTTTTGCCAAAAAGATTCTACTTCCTGAAACGGATATTGCATTTGGATCCTTACTTTCTTACTGAGTCGATTACCTTGATCAATCTTTGAAACGTTTTACTCAAACAAGTTTTGCAAAGATCATATTGGTAGAGTTGCGTGACTTTTGATCTGCATCCGGTGCAAGTCAAGAGATGATTTCCTTTCGGTTCTGTTTGTTTTTCTTCGAGTAACTGCATTTTGCTCCCAGACTTATCCATGATGATTTGTTTATTTACAGAGTGTCAATAAATCCGGAAAGAAACGTGATCCAACAACATCCCTTCCCGGCGGATCGGAGATTACGTTATAAAAACCGGGTAGTTTAGAGTCAAAAAAAATTAGCCGACGTCGAACGGAAATAGATAGAATTTTTTTTAAAAAAATTCGGATCTTTTGTTTTATGTGGAATGCTTTTTTAAAAGCGAGTTTCCAATGTATGATAGTCGATCCGTTGGAAATTTATTTCTTTTTTTGAATCGGATAAGGAAAGGTGTTTCGTTTGCTACAAGTAAAAAATCTCAACAAGTCCTATTTAGTTTCGGGAAAAAAACTCGAAGTGTTAAAAGACGTCTCCTTTACCATTGAAGAGGGAGAATTCATCGCGATCATCGGTCCTTCCGGTTCCGGTAAGTCCACATTGCTCGCTATTTCAGCAGGTTTGGATCGACCGGACGATGGAGAAGTCGTTCTAGACGGAATTCCTCTTCTGCAAAAGCGGGAAGACGAGCTTGCAAAGTTGAGAGGAGAGAAGATCGGATTCATCTTTCAGAATTTTCAACTGATTAAGTCTCTCAACGCGTTGGAAAATGTCTCCTTACCTCTCGTGTTGAATTCTAAATTGGATTCCACGCAAATAAGGGATAGGGCTTTGACCTGGTTGGAAAAAGTTTCGATGAAGGAAAGAGCCTCGAATTTTCCGGGACAGCTTTCGGGCGGAGAAGAACAACGTATCGCCATCGCGAGATCGTTCATTCACAATCCTAAGATTCTTTTTGCGGACGAACCCACCGCCAATTTGGATAAAAAGAACGGCGAGATGGTGATGAATCTTCTCGCGGAGTTGAATCAGAAAACTTCTTCCACGTTAATCGTCGTCACGCACGATCATTCGGTCGCGAATCTCGCCGATCGTGTATTAGAAATGAGCGATGGTCGTATAATCAAAGAGACGATCGTAC from Leptospira kmetyi serovar Malaysia str. Bejo-Iso9 harbors:
- a CDS encoding ABC transporter ATP-binding protein; the protein is MLQVKNLNKSYLVSGKKLEVLKDVSFTIEEGEFIAIIGPSGSGKSTLLAISAGLDRPDDGEVVLDGIPLLQKREDELAKLRGEKIGFIFQNFQLIKSLNALENVSLPLVLNSKLDSTQIRDRALTWLEKVSMKERASNFPGQLSGGEEQRIAIARSFIHNPKILFADEPTANLDKKNGEMVMNLLAELNQKTSSTLIVVTHDHSVANLADRVLEMSDGRIIKETIVRKKSSKISSASSKSSVRSSARSNASSAKKKVSKKKK
- a CDS encoding LIC10486 family protein; its protein translation is MEPSNQVNKLQEQANLMNLALESVLTEEQAVELIQGKIRDSFLLKIRIDIENRSGAVVALVSKYKNDVIEIFSLFSNSSLIRKIRSFEDSAAFALDMIEAAKSEPFDPGLSDSIGRIVYSKLTKAVLESSYANWERNDAASFVNILENQIKTSLKVNIVRIQADVEYISSLKFRAKNVFAGIIPAVNRPADEPSIGQIPETQEKTPVQRQIEQFRKPFGRVILSKTVLAPVGGVDFDELTEGDKLFFQLPIGTMDEKAMAKTLGGFDEAGNPKNVIGEFIGIAAGKGEYHIFAKGPSGVLLQAFEERPVRLAKVKSKSSGSAPAAKVDSSSGGGSLGMIIVAGVVIVLGLLVFLIMK
- the leuS gene encoding leucine--tRNA ligase, producing the protein MQYPFQEVESFWQKFWEENKSFQTNIRSSKPKFYCLDMFPYPSGAGLHVGHPEGYTATDILSRFKRMKGFEVLHPMGWDAFGLPAERYAMQTGVHPAITTKNNIDNFRRQIQMIGLSYDWSRELSTTDPDYYKFTQWIFLKLYQSWFNPELKKAESIEALVVRFSQKGSEGLDYRQFSAEEWKQFSVADQEKILSDFRLVYQAEIPVNWCEALGTVLANEEVEEWVDKGYEVVRKPMRQYMMRITAYADRLLADLKLVEWPVSTLEMQKNWIGKSEGLEITFPFKKSLPSGLDGIRIFTTRPDTIFGVTYMVVAPEHPIVAEITTPEQKQKVEEYQKASSLKSDLDRTELSKEKTGVFTGTYVLNPADPTKEIPVWISDYVLYGYGTGAIMAVPAHDQRDFEFAKAFGLKILPVIQGEVADAAFDSKTSTCINSSSAEVSIDGLDYSSASSKIIAWAENKKIGKKKIQFKLRDWLFARQRYWGEPIPLVHYPSGVTKPIPESELPLELPNLEEFKPSGTGESPLALAKDWLKYKDPETGEIGTRETNTMPQWAGSCWYYLRYIDPKNGKLFCDPELEKKWMPVDLYVGGSEHAVLHLLYSRFWHKFLYDIGVVSTVEPFGKLIHQGLILGEDKRKMSKSLGNVVNPDDVIQEYGADSLRLFEMFMGPLEMVKPWSTRGVEGVFRFLNRIWRLFHTGEGESFRLDDVVPTSEELKVLHKTIQKVSEDIPNFSFNTAISQLMIFVNEFTPTDRRPKEVLEAFILLLAPFAPHLAEELWKRSGKSGSLTYEKFPEADPQFLVESEILIVVQVNGKLRDEFKAPKDVSQADAISMAKNLEKISGILEGKTIRKEIYVPGKLVNLVIG